TATTATCTTGGATTATATTCTTTCCTTTACGTAATTTTGGCATCCGAAGAACAAGCATTACTTCTTGGATCTTTGGCTCTGTTTTTAGTTTTGGCTTCTGTGATGCATTTCACACGTAAAGTAGATTGGTATCAGTTTGGGATAAAGAAGGAAGTTTAGGACGGAATTGCAAATAGGAAATTCCAAGAGTAATAGTTAAATAGAGAAAAAAAGACCTAACAGAAGTAAAATTCTCTGTTAGGTCTTTAACTTACTAGTCGAAGCCTTTGTATGTTTTTGTAGTCAGAAGGAGATTACTCTCCCCAAACAACCACACATTCACGGTAAAAAAGACCTGTAAGAATAGATAGAGATTCTCTATCTATTACAGCAATTTTTTTAATACCTGCACTCTTTACTGCGTCATTAACTGAGTGACCTGCTCCGAAAAAAAGATAGTTAGCAAGAAAAAACGAAAAACTGCAGGATTTTCCTGATTTTTCTACCTTAGCAGATGTTAGAGCATTTCCTGTCGCATCTGCAGTAACGTGCTGACTTGTAACGTTGACTAGAATACCTGGAATTGGTGTAGTCAAACAGTTGGTAAAAAATGCCAAACTAAAAATTGAAAGTAAAAGGTATTTCATGATTATTCTCCAGATACAATGGTACAATAGTTACGGTATAAACCGGTCAAAATCGAAAGAGAAGAATGGTCGATCGTTGCAATTTTGTTAATTCCATTTTTGTTCGCAACATATCCAGCTCCAGCATCCCCTGCACTAAAAATATATAGGATCGTAAACTGACATCCTTTTGCTTCTTTAGTCGCCTTCACATTGTTTTCTGGATTGATTGTACCAGCAAATTTAGTGGAACTAAAAATAAACCCGTGAGTTGGGCCAATCGCACAATTTGCGAATAGAAATACAGATAATAGAGAAATAAATACTAATTTCATTTTCATTGGAAACTCCGATTATGATCCTTTAACAATTGTACATACTCTATGATAAACAAAACCGGCAATAATGCCCATTTGTTCATACTCTACATAGGCAACTTTTGTAATGTTTGCAGATTTTTTTGCTGACTCGATGGAAGAATCTCCAAAAGAAAACAAATACAATATGGCATGGTTACATCCTCTACCTTCAGTCGTTCCTTCTGCATTGACCCCAATAGGTCCAGGAACGTTCGATTTGTGGAACAACAATCCACCTCGGTAGTAGGAAGCTGGCGTAGCGTAATCCCTAGCTGGGTTTGTATTAGCACTTGCAATGTACAAAGAGTGGATTGAACCACCTGTACAGTTTTGTGTAAATAGTATGAATGTGAGTGAGATCGCAAAAAAAATGCTCTTTTTCACATGATCCTCCTGATTAATTTTTACCAATCATATTTGTTCTGCTGTTATATGTCAATCGTGTTGAAAGATTTATTGTAAATACTAACAGGGAATTAGTGACCTTCTAGTGAAAAAACCAGTATTTTGAATTATTTGTTTTTCTATTGGGTAAAAATCGATCTTATTAATTTCCTGCGAACGCTGAATTATTGCATCAATATGTTTTTTTTAAAAAATGTAAATTTAGATCTCAAAAATGAATCATAATTAGTAGACCAACCCTTATTTGAGGGAAAGGGACGGGGCACCCCGAATCTTTCGAAAGGTTCTAATCGATTCTGAAAGCATCGAAGAAAAAATTTGTAATTCTTGGCCATCTGGTTCGTCCCATTCCATTTATGCGAACTAAGTTCAGATTTTATTAATGCTTCCGTTGGTTCTGGAGACGTTTCTTGCCAAACAATTTAATTCCTAAACTATGGCACATAAATCTATATCTTTTATAAAGTTGGTTCCGTTTGTTTGCTAAATTTTTTTCCCCCAATAAGATGATGACGATTTCTGATGATCTTTTCACAGAAGTGATGTTACGTAACAACAAACGAATGTTCATGTCGTTTCTTTCTATCCTCGCCCTCGCAAACGTGGCCACACTTTCTATTAAAATAGCAGGAAATGGCTCAGATTACCTTACATACCAAAGTATCTTGATCGAATTTGTTCTTGCGACTTCTATCTTAATCGTTGGTTTTTTACTTTCTACACGATTAAAAGCACACTGGGCATCGAGTTATATATCGATCACTGGTGTTACTTTATGTTTGCTCGTGTTTCAATATGTAATTTATGGTGCCACGGAACTTGCCGCTACATTTTACATTTCCTTTGTTTTGAGTGTATTGTATTTCAATCGAAACGCTTCCATATACAATTTCATTCTCATCATAGTTTCTGAAATTGTTTTGTTTACATTAAGGCCAGAGTTAATACCTGGAGGCCCAAAAAGTAATATTATTGTTAGGTTTCTAATATTTGTTTGGGTAGGAATTGGTGCTACAGTAGGTGCCACTGCCACGAGAACTCTTCTAAACTTAGCTGTAGAAAAACAAAAAGAAGCAAAGAAAGCTTTAGACAATCTGATGAACATGGCAAAAACAATTCTAAATACAATTGCTATGATGAAACAGCAGATTAAAAATCAAGACACCATCTCGGATGAATTAAAACATATTTCCGAACACCAAGCATCCTCGCTCACGGAAATATCAACATCTTTAAAAGAGTTATCTTCAAAAGCAGACACAAATAATAAAATCGCCAAATCATTGTATAACGAATCAGAGATATCCATTCAATCTGTAAATGACTTAAAAGCAATCAACGAAACAGTTCAAACTGGAACAGGAAGGATTTATAAAAATTTGGATGTGGTTACAGGTTATTCTAATGATACATCTGAGCACATCCACCTCTCTATCAATAAGTTCAATATTCTCCAAGAAAAAAGTACGGAAATTTCTGATTTTGTCTCCGTAATCAATGATATAGCAGATAAAGTAAACTTGTTGTCTTTAAATGCAGCGATCGAAGCGGCAAGGGCTGGGGAACATGGTAGGGGATTTGCCGTTGTAGCCGAAGAGATATCAAAGTTAGCGGATGCTACCACTCGGAACTCAAAAGAAATTTCAAAAATCATCCAGGAAAATCTTTCTCTCATTGGAGAGAGCAGTGAACTGATTCACAGGTCCTCTGACTTAATGGGAAAATTGGACACAGCCATTGGAATCATCAAAAACGAAATCAATGGCGTTGGCTCCAAAATTGTGGAAATTGACAAAGCGATTGAAACCATCGACAACCTAAACACCAGGATTTACGAAACCAGTAAAACCATCGAAAATTCTACGAATTTCCAAAAAATTGCGACAGAAGAGTCCACCAAAATCACCGCCAGTATATCGGAATACGCAGCCAACATAGTCGAAATTTCCAAACAAATATCGGAAAGTAGTAAATCCACGGGAGGGATCATCGTTCAGCTTGATTCCATGGCCAAAGAAATGACAAATTGACGGATTCACCGTTGATTTCCGAAAAATTAGAACCGGCAGAATGCGGTAAAATCGTACACCGTAAAAAGTGAGTGGAAACTCATTTCCTGGTTGACCGATTCTTTCCCGTACGTATTGTCCATGGGTTGTGTACGCTCGCACATCTATGAACCGAAATCTTAGCCTTGTTCTTTTTTCCTTTGTTGGTTGGTTTTTCTTTGCCGTTCCGACTTCTCTCTCCGCCCAGGAATACGTTCCTAGTGCCGGTTGCGAAAAAGATCCTCCTCCTAAAAATCTTCCCTTTCCTATGGATGAGAGCAAACAACTTTGCAAAAAGGATATAGAGGATAAAAAAGAAAGTTGGTATCCTACGGGTTTACCCCTCATCAACTCTGATCCAAACGAAGGGATTGGATATGGGGCTCGTGCTTATATCTACGAGAATGGAAAAAAATCGGACCCACTTTTTTATTATACACCGTATCGTATGCGTGTGTTTGCTCAATATTTTAATACAAACAAAAATGCCCAATACCACCAAGTGAGTTTGGACATGCCCTTCATAGCAGACACACAGTGGCGACTCCGCGCTGACTTATTTTTAACCATCACACCCACCACTCTTTACTTTGGAATTGGTGAAGATACAATGAAACCTCTATCTTATTTGGAGAGAAACCAACCAGATGGAAGGCATATTGTAAATGCAAGTTACATGGATCAGGAAAATAACCTAACTTACTTTCGACCAGGAAGTAGTTCTGATCCGATTAGTTTTGGTGGGAAAACCTACTCTGGATTTCCGCAAGCACCAGGTTATGTTGTTACAGACAAAATGTACAACCGTTATACGATAGAAACACCAATGGCAACTGCAAGTACTGAACGTTCTTTTGTAGGAGGAACAGTAAGGCTTGTAGCAGGTTTTAAATTTTCCAATAATATAGTTAGAACCTATGACGGTCGATTAGCCCGTGGAGTAGATCCTCTCCTTGGTGGTGAACACACCGCAGATGTACCCAATGGAAAAACAAGGCTCACAGAAGATTACGAGGCTAAAAAAATTATCGGATATAATGGGGGTTATGTGAATGCTCTTCGGGTTGGTCTTGTTTACGATACAAGAGATTTTGAGCCAGATCCCAACTCAGGAATTTTTGCAGAAGCCACTTACGAAAAACATACAAAGTCGATTGGCTCCGAATACGATTTTCAAAAATACTTTGCGCAAACAAAATTATTTTGGAGTCCCTTTCCAAAGGTTTTTGATAAGTTAGTCATCGCCAATCGATTTGGATTAGGTGTGACGGATGGGGAAGCACCATTTTATGAATATAGAAATATGTGGGGAACAGAAGGACTTGTGGGGGGGCTTGGAGGCCTTCGAACCGTTCGAGGTTTCAAACAGGATCGATTTGTAGGCCGTGCCATGGGTTGGGGAAACACAGAAGTTCGTTGGAAGTTTGCAGAAGCCAAGTTCGGGTCTGAGTTCTTTGCTTTCAACTTAGTTCCATTTTTTGATTACGGTCGTGTCTGGGACGACGAACATAAATTAGGTTGGAAAGGTTATGCGTATTCTCGAGGTATTGGTTTACGAATTGCCTGGAACCAAGCAACCATCATCATGATTGATTATGCAAAATCTAGAGAAGACGAACAACTCTTTGTAAACTTTAGCCACGTATTCTAAAACTTTTGAGTCTCCGCTTTTTCAAATAGAATTTGGAATTCCCTCTCAATTGGTAGTATCTGCATAATCCCAATATTGGCCCCGCCCGTATTTCCTAAAGGAACGCGGCCGATGAGAGAACCAATGCCTGCTACGACCAGTCGTACTAACTGTCCGAAGATCTCGCGATTGTCTTTTTTACGGATCCCCACTTTTAACATCCACCAATGGTTGTATGTATGAGGAATCACAAACCTTTGGCCCAGGATATGAGCCCGTTCGAGATGGAAAAACGATTCTGTATACTTCGATTCTTTGTATAGATTTTTTGCTTGATTCATTTCGAGTGAAAAAGCCTGTTTTAAAATGGGATGCATGTTGATCTTTCCTTGTTTGTATTGTAATGGTTAGGTTGTAAATTCGTTTCATAATTTTGAAAAATGAAATTATTATTTTGAAGGTTTATTTTTAAACTTTAATGCATTTTTGTAATGTTCGTTTGCTTCTGTCAAATTCCCTCTTTCTGTTTCTAAATCTCCGAGGCTTTGATACACCGCACCTTTGTTTGGAAATTTTGATTCTAATAGATCCATATAAATCTTTTCGGAATCATAAAAGTTTTTAACCAATAAGAGTGCATTTGCCTTTAGGAACAAATTGTTTTGATCTGTTGGATCAATCTCTAATGCTCTATTGATATAATGAAGTGTACTTCCGTAGTGACCCAGTTTAAATTCGGTTTTTGCATTTGTAGTTAGCTTTGTTAAATTAGTTTCTTCCGATAAATCTTCTAGCAGAAATTGCGAGTAATCTCGTCCAGAAAGTCCTTGTAGAACATTGATCACAGTAGCTCTATCGTCTCTTTCTAAATTATGTATGTATTTTTCTAAAATGGGAATGGCTCGTTTATCTTTGATTGTATCAAAAGCGAGCGCGGCACAATATTTTGCATGGTAATAATTGTCTTCCTTAATTGTCTTTAATAGATATTCCGTTACTTCTTCTGTTTCCATCCAACTAAGGGCTCTTATCACAGTAAAACGAACATGGTCACTACTTTCTTTCTTCAGTAAAGATGAAAGTGCAGGAATGTATTTAGGATCCTTCGATAATCCTAAACAGGTAATCCCCTCTACATTCGTTGGTTCTCTAAATCCATATTCACTTCCATTGATCGCTAAATCTAAACATCTTTCTAAGTGATCACTGTTGTTTTCAAGAGCAAAGAGATTTGCGGAAATTAGAAAACTTGTTAGGAGGGCCAAAAAAAAATAACATCTGTTCATATTCAAAAAATAATCAAATAGATGGATTCAAACAAATATTTTTTTAATGGAGTCATGATTTTTATAAAAAATAATCCGAACGATTCGTTCTACTTAGAAAATTGTTTTTAAATATTCCTCAGGGCTTAGTCCAATGGTATTTTTAAAATCCTTTATAAAATGTGCCTGGTCGTAATATCCCAGTTCGAGGGCCATCTCAGCATAATGGATAGATTTTTCCTTTTCAATTCGTTCTGCTACTTCTTGGATTCGAAATCGTTGGATCACCCATTTGGGGCTGACACCAACATACTCTCGAAACAGTCTTTGTAAACTACGAAGGTTAATCGAAAATAGTTTTGAAATTTGATCCACTGATTGGATACTTCTATCTTCTTTGATTTTATCGATCACGGAATTGATTAAGGGAATTTTCGGATCGGATTCTGGAAGGATATTTTCTAACCAAGTTTCGATGATTTTGATTCGACTCTCTTCGTCTTCTTTTTGAAAGATTTCATTCTCAAGCGGAAGGATTTCCGACTTTGTAAGTTCAGAAATGGGAATCGTTTTGTTTGTGAGTGTAGATATATTTTTTTGAAAGAAGGGATAAAACCCTCCGGGCCGGAATTTGATTCCAAACACAGAACCTTTGCCTTCCAAAAGAATCGAAAACCTTCCTTTGGTGACTCCGAATATTTTGGAATTTCCTTTTTCAAAGACAATGTGTATACTTGGATAGGGAAGAGTTTCTGCAAGATAAGGTTCCTTGCCTGTTAAATCCCAGCTAACAGTCCAAAAGTGTTCAATAAAAAAATCTAGTTTTGTATTGGCGAAAAACCGATTGTGTTTTGCTACCAAATTGGCTTTGGTTTGGCGTAAAACTCCTCTCGTAGGTTTTCCTTTTTCTTTCGCCATACCACTTATTTATAGTTTTGTCGTGTTTTTACAATCCAAAACTTTGAATCCCTGGTATCTTATTTCTTGAGGTGACCAATGAACACTGCAAATCAAATGAATCATAATTTAAGTTTAAGTCTTACGAAAACCATTCAATCAAATCCAGAACGTGTTTGGGAAATTCTTACGACACCCAAATACATCAAAGAGTATTTATACGGATCCGATGCCATTTCTGAATGGAAAGAAGGATCATCTCTTATTTTTAAAGGAGTTTGGGAAGGAACACCCTATGAAGAAAAAGGAACCATACTTTCCTTTTTGCCGCCCCATACATTCAAATATTCTTATTTTAGCGCTTTCTTTGGTTTACCTGATAGACCGGAAAATTATTCGATCATTGAAAACAAACTAACATTTGCAGACGGAGTTGTGAAAATCCACTTAACTCAAACTGGATTTACCGCAGAGGACAGACGGGATCATTCTGTTGAGAGTTGGAATCAATGTTTGGATATTATCAGAGGGATTGCAGAAAAGTTGGATTAGAATTTTGATTGGGGTGAATCGGAAAATGAATTGCAATAAACGTTGTTACCAGTAAATTTTTCCGAATGGACTCCAATCAAATCACCATTCAAACTATCATCAATGCTGACATCGAAAAGGTTTGGGATTACTATACCAACCCGAACCACATCATTCACTGGAACTTTGCCTCTGATGATTGGCAATGTCCTTGGGCCAAAAATGATTTGCGAGTTGGCGGAAAATACAGTGCGAGAATGGAGGCCAAAGATGGAAGTTTTGGCTTTGAGTTTGAAGCCATCTATGACAAAATCATAGATCAAAAGTCATTTACCTATACGATGGA
The sequence above is drawn from the Leptospira sp. WS4.C2 genome and encodes:
- a CDS encoding TRL-like family protein gives rise to the protein MKKSIFFAISLTFILFTQNCTGGSIHSLYIASANTNPARDYATPASYYRGGLLFHKSNVPGPIGVNAEGTTEGRGCNHAILYLFSFGDSSIESAKKSANITKVAYVEYEQMGIIAGFVYHRVCTIVKGS
- a CDS encoding TRL-like family protein, which gives rise to MKMKLVFISLLSVFLFANCAIGPTHGFIFSSTKFAGTINPENNVKATKEAKGCQFTILYIFSAGDAGAGYVANKNGINKIATIDHSSLSILTGLYRNYCTIVSGE
- a CDS encoding DUF6597 domain-containing transcriptional factor, coding for MAKEKGKPTRGVLRQTKANLVAKHNRFFANTKLDFFIEHFWTVSWDLTGKEPYLAETLPYPSIHIVFEKGNSKIFGVTKGRFSILLEGKGSVFGIKFRPGGFYPFFQKNISTLTNKTIPISELTKSEILPLENEIFQKEDEESRIKIIETWLENILPESDPKIPLINSVIDKIKEDRSIQSVDQISKLFSINLRSLQRLFREYVGVSPKWVIQRFRIQEVAERIEKEKSIHYAEMALELGYYDQAHFIKDFKNTIGLSPEEYLKTIF
- a CDS encoding DUF3703 domain-containing protein, which encodes MHPILKQAFSLEMNQAKNLYKESKYTESFFHLERAHILGQRFVIPHTYNHWWMLKVGIRKKDNREIFGQLVRLVVAGIGSLIGRVPLGNTGGANIGIMQILPIEREFQILFEKAETQKF
- a CDS encoding methyl-accepting chemotaxis protein; translation: MFAKFFSPNKMMTISDDLFTEVMLRNNKRMFMSFLSILALANVATLSIKIAGNGSDYLTYQSILIEFVLATSILIVGFLLSTRLKAHWASSYISITGVTLCLLVFQYVIYGATELAATFYISFVLSVLYFNRNASIYNFILIIVSEIVLFTLRPELIPGGPKSNIIVRFLIFVWVGIGATVGATATRTLLNLAVEKQKEAKKALDNLMNMAKTILNTIAMMKQQIKNQDTISDELKHISEHQASSLTEISTSLKELSSKADTNNKIAKSLYNESEISIQSVNDLKAINETVQTGTGRIYKNLDVVTGYSNDTSEHIHLSINKFNILQEKSTEISDFVSVINDIADKVNLLSLNAAIEAARAGEHGRGFAVVAEEISKLADATTRNSKEISKIIQENLSLIGESSELIHRSSDLMGKLDTAIGIIKNEINGVGSKIVEIDKAIETIDNLNTRIYETSKTIENSTNFQKIATEESTKITASISEYAANIVEISKQISESSKSTGGIIVQLDSMAKEMTN
- a CDS encoding HEAT repeat domain-containing protein, which produces MNRCYFFLALLTSFLISANLFALENNSDHLERCLDLAINGSEYGFREPTNVEGITCLGLSKDPKYIPALSSLLKKESSDHVRFTVIRALSWMETEEVTEYLLKTIKEDNYYHAKYCAALAFDTIKDKRAIPILEKYIHNLERDDRATVINVLQGLSGRDYSQFLLEDLSEETNLTKLTTNAKTEFKLGHYGSTLHYINRALEIDPTDQNNLFLKANALLLVKNFYDSEKIYMDLLESKFPNKGAVYQSLGDLETERGNLTEANEHYKNALKFKNKPSK
- a CDS encoding TRL domain-containing protein, producing the protein MKYLLLSIFSLAFFTNCLTTPIPGILVNVTSQHVTADATGNALTSAKVEKSGKSCSFSFFLANYLFFGAGHSVNDAVKSAGIKKIAVIDRESLSILTGLFYRECVVVWGE
- a CDS encoding DUF5982 domain-containing protein; its protein translation is MNRNLSLVLFSFVGWFFFAVPTSLSAQEYVPSAGCEKDPPPKNLPFPMDESKQLCKKDIEDKKESWYPTGLPLINSDPNEGIGYGARAYIYENGKKSDPLFYYTPYRMRVFAQYFNTNKNAQYHQVSLDMPFIADTQWRLRADLFLTITPTTLYFGIGEDTMKPLSYLERNQPDGRHIVNASYMDQENNLTYFRPGSSSDPISFGGKTYSGFPQAPGYVVTDKMYNRYTIETPMATASTERSFVGGTVRLVAGFKFSNNIVRTYDGRLARGVDPLLGGEHTADVPNGKTRLTEDYEAKKIIGYNGGYVNALRVGLVYDTRDFEPDPNSGIFAEATYEKHTKSIGSEYDFQKYFAQTKLFWSPFPKVFDKLVIANRFGLGVTDGEAPFYEYRNMWGTEGLVGGLGGLRTVRGFKQDRFVGRAMGWGNTEVRWKFAEAKFGSEFFAFNLVPFFDYGRVWDDEHKLGWKGYAYSRGIGLRIAWNQATIIMIDYAKSREDEQLFVNFSHVF
- a CDS encoding SRPBCC family protein, which translates into the protein MDSNQITIQTIINADIEKVWDYYTNPNHIIHWNFASDDWQCPWAKNDLRVGGKYSARMEAKDGSFGFEFEAIYDKIIDQKSFTYTMEDGRKASVDLETAGNQTTVTVSFDPENQNPEEMQRGGWQAILDNFKKYVDSH
- a CDS encoding SRPBCC domain-containing protein; the protein is MNTANQMNHNLSLSLTKTIQSNPERVWEILTTPKYIKEYLYGSDAISEWKEGSSLIFKGVWEGTPYEEKGTILSFLPPHTFKYSYFSAFFGLPDRPENYSIIENKLTFADGVVKIHLTQTGFTAEDRRDHSVESWNQCLDIIRGIAEKLD